The Glycine soja cultivar W05 chromosome 8, ASM419377v2, whole genome shotgun sequence genome has a window encoding:
- the LOC114420899 gene encoding disease resistance protein SUMM2-like, whose amino-acid sequence MPTESTTIILEEIMKALTQPNIGIVGMYGSSNANRKNAVDKVTKRVERDGLFNVVVQTSVTKKPDLKRIQGELGNPLGLYLLHEKTPEERATLLCERIKTKDKILIILDDLQAQIDLAEIGIPFGNDHKGCKILLVAENKEMLSHKMKTQKEISVDEVEPSSSGPTRSHQVQTCGIVLWIKRWCCPVH is encoded by the coding sequence ATGCCCACTGAATCCACAACCATAATTTTGGAAGAAATAATGAAGGCTCTCACACAACCAAATATTGGCATAGTTGGGATGTATGGATCAAGTAATGCGAACAGAAAAAATGCGGTGGACAAAGTCACCAAGAGAGTTGAGAGGGACGGACTGTTTAATGTGGTTGTGCAGACAAGCGTGACGAAAAAGCCAGATTTGAAAAGAATTCAAGGAGAACTTGGGAACCCATTGGGTCTATACCTCCTCCATGAGAAAACTCCAGAGGAAAGAGCTACGCTTTTGTGTGAGAGGATTAAGACGAAGGACAAGATCCTTATCATCCTTGATGATCTTCAAGCTCAAATCGACTTGGCCGAGATTGGAATACCCTTTGGAAATGATCACAAGGGTTGTAAAATCTTGTTAGTAGCTGAGAATAAAGAGATGTTGTCCCACAAAATGAAAACCCAAAAAGAAATTTCAGTGGACGAGGTAGAGCCGTCAAGTTCTGGTCCAACGAGGAGCCATCAAGTTCAAACCTGTGGAATAGTTTTATGGATCAAGAGATGGTGCTGTCCAGTCCACTAA
- the LOC114421968 gene encoding ER lumen protein-retaining receptor A-like, with the protein MNIFRLAGDMTHLFSILVLLLKIYATKSCSGISRKTQELYAIVFVARYLDLFTDFISVYNTFMKVVFIASSLAIFWCMRFHPMVRRSYDRDLDTFRHYFLVGASFALALILHEKFTVQEIFWAFSIYLEAVAILPQLVLLQRSGNVDNLTVQYVFFLGAYRAFYILNWIYRYMTEPRFTRWIACASGVVQTALYADFFYYYFISWKNNSKLKLPA; encoded by the exons ATGAACATCTTCAGGCTCGCCGGTGACATGACCCATCTTTTCAGCATTCTCGTCCTCCTCCTCAAAATCTACGCCACCAAATCATGTTCAG GGATTTCTCGCAAGACTCAAGAGCTGTACGCGATTGTGTTCGTGGCACGCTATTTGGATCTGTTCACGGACTTCATATCCGTTTACAACACCTTCATGAAGGTGGTGTTCATTGCAAGCTCCTTAGCCATTTTTTGGTGCATGCGTTTTCATCCCATGGTCAGGAGAAGCTACGATAGGGACCTAGACACTTTTCGCCACTATTTCCTTGTTGGGGCAAGCTTTGCTTTGGCACTCATCTTGCATGAAAAGTTCACTGTTCAAGAG ATTTTCTGGGCATTTTCAATATACTTGGAGGCAGTTGCAATATTACCTCAGTTGGTTTTGTTGCAAAGAAGTGGAAATGTGGACAATTTGACTGTGCAATATGTATTCTTTCTTGG TGCATATCGTGCATTTTACATCCTGAACTGGATATACCGCTATATGACTGAGCCACGTTTTACTAGATGGATAG CCTGTGCCTCAGGTGTTGTTCAGACAGCTTTGTATGCAGATTTCTTCTACTATTATTTCATTAG CTGGAAGAACAATTCAAAACTGAAGTTGCCTGCCTGA
- the LOC114424454 gene encoding fasciclin-like arabinogalactan protein 12 → MKQTLLFSLLLLAPVFSITTLAQSPAAAPKAPAKPAPATPAPAPAKPLVPSLPQSPSSGVDSSGSQDIVKILRKAKSFNTLIRLLKTTQIINQVNAQLVTSKNGGLTILAPDDGAFSELKAGYFNSLGDRQQKALIQYHVLPVYVSSSNFDALSNPVLTLASDSPTGYQINVTAYGNSVNISTGVVNATLTGIVYTDKTLAIYHVDRVLIPLDFSKPKPIAPAPAVAKAPKADKENSSAEDEDQSQAAKDSSGATSFVSIHGTTLVSFGVALLAATATMSF, encoded by the coding sequence ATGAAGCAAACTCTCTTGTTCTCACTCCTACTACTTGCCCCCGTTTTCTCAATCACCACTTTAGCTCAATCACCAGCTGCAGCCCCTAAGGCCCCAGCAAAACCTGCCCCCGCTACACCGGCTCCAGCGCCGGCAAAACCATTAGTCCCTTCATTACCCCAGTCACCCTCTTCAGGTGTTGATTCTTCTGGCAGCCAAGACATTGTGAAGATCCTAAGGAAGGCCAAGTCATTCAACACTCTAATCCGGTTGCTGAAAACCACCCAAATCATCAACCAAGTGAATGCACAGCTTGTGACCTCGAAAAACGGAGGCTTAACCATCCTTGCACCAGATGATGGTGCATTTTCAGAGCTCAAAGCAGGTTACTTTAACTCCCTTGGAGATAGGCAACAAAAAGCACTGATACAGTATCATGTTCTTCCCGTTTATGTGTCCAGCTCCAActttgatgctctgagcaaccCTGTGCTGACATTGGCCAGTGACAGCCCCACAGGGTATCAGATAAACGTGACAGCATATGGCAACAGTGTGAACATATCAACTGGGGTGGTGAATGCCACACTCACAGGCATTGTGTACACTGATAAGACACTTGCCATATATCATGTGGACAGGGTGCTCATTCCTTTGGACTTCTCTAAGCCTAAGCCTATAGCTCCAGCACCAGCTGTGGCCAAGGCTCCTAAAGCTGATAAGGAGAACTCTTCAGCAGAAGATGAGGATCAGTCTCAGGCAGCCAAGGACAGCTCTGGTGCAACAAGTTTTGTTAGCATTCATGGAACAACGTTGGTGTCCTTTGGAGTCGCTCTGCTTGCAGCAACAGCTACAATGTCATTTTGA
- the LOC114423355 gene encoding fasciclin-like arabinogalactan protein 12: MKIKQILLFSLLLLAPFFSITTLAQSPAAAPKAPAKPAPSKPAPATPAPAPAKPLVPSLPQSPSSGVDSSGSQDIVKILRKAKSFNTLIRLLKTTQIINQVNAQLVTSKNGGLTILAPDDGAFSELKAGYFNSLGDRQQKALIQYHVLPVYVSSSNFDALSNPVLTLASDSPTGYQINVTAYGNSVNISTGVVNATLTGIVYTDKTLAIYHVDKVLIPLDFSKPKPIAPAPAVAKAPKADKENSSAEDEDQAQAAKDSSGATSFVSIHGTTLVSFGVAILAAAATMSF, translated from the coding sequence ATGAAAATCAAGCAAATTCTCTTGTTCTCACTCCTACTACTTGCCCCCTTTTTCTCAATCACCACTTTAGCTCAATCACCAGCTGCAGCCCCCAAAGCCCCAGCAAAacctgcaccttcaaaacctgCTCCTGCCACACCGGCTCCAGCGCCCGCAAAACCATTAGTCCCTTCATTACCCCAGTCACCCTCTTCAGGTGTTGATTCTTCTGGCAGCCAAGACATTGTGAAGATCCTAAGGAAGGCCAAGTCATTCAACACGCTAATCCGGTTGCTGAAAACCACCCAAATCATCAACCAAGTGAATGCACAGCTTGTGACCTCAAAAAACGGAGGCTTAACCATCCTTGCACCAGATGATGGTGCATTTTCAGAACTCAAAGCAGGTTACTTTAACTCCCTAGGAGATAGGCAACAAAAAGCACTGATACAGTATCATGTTCTTCCCGTTTATGTGTCCAGCTCCAActttgatgctctgagcaaccCTGTGCTGACATTGGCCAGTGACAGCCCCACAGGGTATCAGATAAACGTGACAGCATATGGTAACAGTGTGAACATATCAACTGGGGTGGTGAATGCCACACTCACAGGCATTGTGTACACTGATAAGACACTTGCCATATATCATGTGGACAAGGTGCTCATTCCTTTGGACTTCTCTAAGCCAAAGCCTATAGCTCCAGCACCAGCTGTGGCCAAGGCTCCTAAAGCTGATAAGGAGAACTCTTCAGCAGAAGATGAGGACCAGGCTCAGGCAGCCAAGGACAGCTCTGGTGCAACAAGTTTTGTTAGCATTCATGGAACAACGTTGGTGTCCTTTGGAGTTGCTATTCTTGCAGCAGCAGCTACAATGTCGTTTTGA
- the LOC114423542 gene encoding fasciclin-like arabinogalactan protein 11: MMIMQETQSLIIPTTILILALFYTTSAQLSPIQPPTTSPSPPLSQPSPPSPALPSPPATAPAPGFNTVPLVPVTPSGAPTPTTIIPKGPTIDIVQILRKAKRFSVLIRLLKTTQLINQLNSQLVTSSSGGLTLFAPEDSAFSKLKAGFLNSLTDRQKVELLQFHTLSSCISISNFDTLTNPVQTQAGDDPQRLQLNVTTYSGSQVSMATGAVNASVTGTVYSDNKLAIYQVDKVLLPLDLVLPSKAPAPAPALAKKGLPKADKGNSTAADDGATGGDDDSDGKALQAGVSAGCSMKWVNNVVVIGVVGLVGGVLM; the protein is encoded by the coding sequence ATGATGATCATGCAAGAAACACAATCTCTTATTATTCCCACCACAATTCTAATACTAGCACTATTCTACACCACTTCAGCCCAACTCTCACCCATTCAACCCCCCACAACATCACCCTCACCACCACTATCCCAACCCTCCCCGCCATCTCCGGCACTTCCCTCGCCGCCGGCGACCGCGCCGGCGCCAGGATTCAACACTGTCCCTCTTGTCCCAGTAACCCCAAGTGGGGCCCCCACACCCACCACCATCATCCCGAAGGGCCCCACCATTGACATAGTCCAAATCCTAAGAAAAGCCAAAAGGTTCTCCGTCCTCATTCGCCTCTTAAAAACCACACAACTCATCAACCAACTTAACTCACAGCTCGTAACTTCAAGCTCAGGAGGGTTAACCCTCTTTGCACCCGAAGACAGTGCCTTCTCCAAACTCAAAGCAGGGTTCCTCAACTCTCTCACTGATAGACAGAAGGTGGAGCTCTTACAGTTCCACACTCTCTCTTCCTGCATTTCAATCTCAAACTTTGATACCCTCACGAACCCGGTTCAAACGCAGGCCGGTGATGACCCTCAGAGGCTGCAACTAAACGTCACCACTTACAGCGGTAGCCAGGTCAGCATGGCCACGGGCGCCGTCAACGCCTCCGTCACCGGAACCGTTTACTCCGACAACAAGTTGGCCATATACCAGGTGGACAAGGTGCTTCTCCCTCTTGACCTAGTGCTGCCAAGCAAGGCGCCGGCTCCGGCACCGGCGTTAGCGAAAAAGGGGTTGCCGAAGGCTGATAAAGGGAATTCCACGGCGGCGGACGATGGAGCTACCGGCGGTGATGATGACAGCGACGGGAAGGCCTTGCAGGCGGGTGTTTCTGCTGGTTGTTCGATGAAGTGGGTGAATAATGTTGTTGTTATTGGGGTAGTGGGTTTGGTTGGTGGAGTTTTGATGTAA